Proteins found in one Dermochelys coriacea isolate rDerCor1 chromosome 17, rDerCor1.pri.v4, whole genome shotgun sequence genomic segment:
- the NCBP3 gene encoding nuclear cap-binding protein subunit 3 isoform X2 has protein sequence MAAVRGLRISVKAAAAEEQEQEQPLPRGPEPEPMEVEEGELETVPVRRSLRELLPDTSRRYENKAGSFITGIDVTSKEAIEKKEQRAKRFHFRAEVNLAQRNVALERDMMKKAIPKVRLDTVHICGVDEMSTQDIFAYFKEYPPAHIEWLDDTSCNVVWLDEVTATRALINMSSMPDQDKLKNRENNEEKATEKNKKDKQEESSDDETEEGEVEDDNPSDVELDALSQVEEDSLLRNDLRPANKLAKGNKLFMRFATKDDKKELGAARRSQYYMKYGNPNYGGMKGILSNSWKRRYHSRRIHRDVIKKRTLIGDDVGLTPPYKHRHSGLVNVPEEPIEEEEEEEEEDEDMDEDEDDRVVVEYRDELQAFKQSRDRSAARRSSASASDSDEMDYDLELKMISTPSPKKSMKMTMYADEVESQLKTIRNSMRADSIASSNVKNRIGSKGSSEKVADVRLLLEEKRQNNTGQRQPVSTTKSDVRQRLGKRPHSPEVKPPSSTSTPRRESVSDVHSRLGIPKQDVKGLYSDTREKKTGNKRNFK, from the exons ATGGCGGCCGTGCGGGGCCTGCGGATCTCGGtgaaggcggcggcggcggaggagcaggagcaggagcagccgcTGCCGCGCGGCCCCGAGCCCGAGCCCATGGAGGTGGAGGAGGGCGAGCTGGAGACCGTCCCCGTGCGGCGCTCGCTGCGGGAGCTGCTCCCG GACACTAGTAGAAGGTATGAAAACAAAGCTGGAAGTTTCATCACAGGAATAGATGTCACCTCCAAG GAAGCAATTGAGAAAAAGGAGCAAAGAGCGAAGCGCTTTCATTTTCGAGCTGAAGTGAACCTTGCCCAAAGGAATGTGGCATTAGAGCGAGACATGATGAAGAAAG CAATCCCTAAAGTGAGGCTGGATACAGTCCACATTTGCGGGGTAGATGAGATGAGTACCCAGGACATCTTTGCCTATTTTAAAGAGTATCCTCCTGCTCATATTGAGTGGCTAGATGACACTTCGT gtAATGTGGTCTGGCTTGATGAAGTGACAGCAACACGAGCTCTTATAAATATGAGCTCTATGCCTGATCAGGATAAACtcaaaaacagagaaaacaacGAGGagaaagcaactgaaaaaaacaagaaaG ACAAACAGGAGGAAAGCTCGGATGATGAGACCGAGGAAGGAGAGGTTGAGGATGACAATCCAAGTGATGTTGAG tTGGATGCGCTCTCCCAGGTAGAGGAAGATTCTCTCCTACGTAATGATCTTCGCCCAGCCAACAAGCTGGCTAAAGGAAACAAACTGTTCATGAGATTTGCTACTAAAG ATGATAAAAAAGAGCTTGGAGCTGCAAGAAGAAGTCAGTACTACATGAAATATGGCAACCCTAATTATGGTGGCATGAAAGGAATTCTTAGCAACTCTTG GAAACGAAGATATCATTCACGTCGAATCCATCGTGATGTGATAAAGAAAAGGACACTCATTGGGGATGATGTTGGGTTGACACCTCCTTATAAACACCGGCATTCAG GCCTAGTGAATGTTCCTGAGGAGCCTattgaggaagaagaggaggaggaggaggaagatgaggatatggatgaggatgaggatgacAGGGTTGTGGTAGAGTACCGGGATGAACTACAAGCTTTCAAACAGTCTCGAGATCGCAGTGCAGCAAGACGATCAAGTGCTAGTGCGTCTGATTCTGATGAAATGGACTATGATCTTGAACTGAAAATGATATCCACTCCATCTCCCAAAAAGAGCATGAAAATGACAATGTATGCTGATGAGGTGGAATCTCAATTGAAAACTATTAG GAACTCTATGAGAGCGGATAGTATAGCATCCAGTAATGTCAAAAACCGGATTGGCAGCAAAGGATCGTCAGAAAAAGTTGCAGATGTAAGACTACTGTTAGAGGAAAAACGTCAGAATAATACAGGGCAGCGTCAGCCAGTCAGCACTACAAAATCAG ATGTACGGCAGAGACTAGGAAAGAGACCTCACTCTCCAGAAGTCAAGCCCCCAAGTAGCACCTCCACCCCTCGTCGAGAATCAGTATCAGATGTACATAGTCGGTTAGGGATACCCAAACAAGATGTGAAAGGCCTGTACTCTGACACCAGAGAGAAGAAAACAG GGAACAAGAGGAACTTCAAATGA